The nucleotide sequence AGTGTGAGAGTCAAAGGGCATGGAACTTCAGAGCTTTGCTTGGCCTTGATTTTATCTTGAATTTGAAAATTGGCTCACAAGAACCCAACACTTGCTGGCTACAGGCTGGGCTGGAGGGCATGGCTTCATCCACTGTGGACTGATGTGAAAGCTGGAGCTGGGAAGAGGCACACATGATCAAGGCTCAAGAGTGGGACTATGTCCACGCTCTTAAGGCAAGCCTAACTTCCAGGTGAGAGCAGGTGTCCCAGGACAGCAGCCTTGATACAGGGTCAGGGATGCTATGCCAGGGTTTAGGTCATCATTGTCCGTGACCAGAAATCCTAAGGGCCTTCTCAGATACGCAGGGCGGGGGGAATTTGGTGGGCCTCTAGGCTCAGGAGTGGTGGATTGCCATTTCTGGCCTCAAGTAGCGGTCTAGTAGTGGAGGGCAGCAACTCCTGCCTTGTTTGTCCTTCCACTGTGCTCCCTGGTGGTTGCTCTGAGCCAGCTTCCCAGCTCAGCCAACAGGGATGCTGAGGACGTATAGCAGAAGGGGAGTCCTGAGGTCTGGCTGGGAATCTGGACTAGGCCAAGACTTCTTGCTTCCTAGCAAGGTGACCCCACCCTGGGACTTCCTTTGGTGGTACCATAGCTGCTACCAATCACAGGACCAGAGAAGGCCAGGGAGATGAGGCAGGTGGCCGGCATTCACCACGTGTTTTTACAGGGTCTCTCAAGCTGGTTCTGGCTTCACTGTCGGGGGTGGAGCATTCCTGCCATCATGGTCTTGCATAGTTGTAGTCTTTAGAGGCTCCCAAAGAAAGTATAGCTGCCTTGTGAATGCATGTATGAGAAAAAGGAGGCAGGCAGAGAGGGGTCTGGACAGTGCAAGACACAGATCCCTCCCAGCAGGACATACCAGGAGGCAGTGAGTATAGGTGAACACATGCAGGAAGGCAGCTGCACCATCCCTGCAACACTAGATGTGTGCTGGAACAGGGAGAGCAGGAGGCTGGGGAGGCTCATGCTTCTAAGCTGTCCGTCTGTCCCACAGGGAATGGGGCTTGTGTCCTGCTGCGAGCGCTAGAGCCCCTGGGGGGCCTGGAGATCATGCGGCAGCTTCGCAGAACCCTTCGGAAAGGCACTGTCAGCCGTGCCCTCAAGGACCGTGAGCTCTGCAGTGGCCCCTCCAAGCTGTGCCAGGCCTTAGCCATTGACAAAAGCTTTGACCAGCGGGACCTGGCCCAGGATGAAGCCATATGGCTGGAGCCTGGACCCCTGGGGCCCAGTGGGTTAGCCGTGGTGGCAGCAGCCCGTGTGGGAATTGGCCAAGCAGGGGAATGGGTGCAGAAGCCCCTGCGCTTCTACATCCGGGGCAGCCCCTGGGTCAGTGTGATGGACAAAGTGGCTGAGCAGGATACCCAGGCCTAAGCAAAGAGCCTGTTCCAACAGgctttttaattgtttaaaagccaaataaatgttttgtttctAGAGAACTGTTGTCCATATCTCAGTTAGAGCTCCCTGGCCAATCAGCATGTGTCTACAGTTAGTTCTTCCTCCAGGACAGGAGAGTTGGGCACCCAGCATGTGACCACTAGGGGAAAACCAACAGTATGCATGCACAACACAACCCCTCCCGAGGGCAGGGGCCCCACGCCCTCACTTTTCAGATGGCCAGGATGGGACAACAGCTTGACTGAGCCTGTTGGGTTGGGATGAAGTCTCACCAAGAAAGACTGACAGTAGCTAGAAGGAATGGAGCACATGGCAAACAGGTGATGCTGGGTGAGGGGCCACAGGATAGGCCAGCCGCTTAGACCTCACATGCTGACTGCCATCAGAGCAAGAGGGATGGGTCAGTTTTTCTGCATTCTCCAGGGTGGTGCATGTGGGGTCTTCACAGGGAGCACAGCATGATTGGAAAGGCACAGcccatgtgcatgtgtgtgtctccCTCAGCTGAGCAATGCTAAGGTCTCTTGGGACCAGATGAGAGAGCCCAGAGGGTAGCAGCCACACAAATGCTACTGAGCCAGACTCAGGCACCTGCAACCAGATGGACAGGGGTTCCCAGGACCTTCAGTCAGCGGAGCAGGGTTGACTGTCCGTCCAGTGCCAGGGCTCAGGCCAAGAAGGATAGGAGCCCTAGGGTGAGAAGGCTAGCATCTACCTATACACCCAATAGCCTCTCCATCCTCCATCTGGGCTCACGTGAGCAGAGCCTGGAAGACTGCAATGACGGGGTCCTCATGGGTAGTAACCACCAACACACTGCGGAACTTGTCGAAGAGCATAAGCAGCTGGGAGCGCCGTGTGTTCTCGTTGTACATGATTTCCTCCAGATGGTGGCGGCCTCGGAAGTAGTGAAGGAGCCTGGAGGGGAGAGTGGCATGAGTTTAGCCCAAGGCCACCCCCAAAGGCCTCTAACAAACAGCCTCTGGTGGGGATCAGCTCTGAGCAGAGCTGGAGGTGGGGGGCTTGCTGCTCACCTCACCTCCAAACAATGGGACACACAAGCTTCCTAGTCCTGACACCCACCACAGTCCCAGTGGTGGATTTGAAGTGAGTCCATGAAGAAGCATGACTGTAAAACCCGGAGATGCCCAAGCCTGTACCCTGATATTAGGGGCTAGCAGAGACTTCTCTTTCTTATGTTGCTGTGGTATTGAGCCCACCCTGTTCCCAGGGGCTTTCTCCAGCTGAGGCTGACACAGAAGAAGCCAGGATACAGGCAAGGTCTGGAGCTGCTGCTTGGAAAGTTGCAGATGGTCTTTCAGGGTCCTGGGGTGTGGTTCTTAAATACATTTGTCAGCATCTCCCAGAACAACGTGCACCTACAGTGCCCCCTGGTCAGGGTTGGGGGTGACAGAGCATCAGGCCACTATGACGTGGGGATCAAAGACTTCCCACCCAGGGCCAAGAACTGTGGGCAAATTGCTGCCAAACCCCACATGGGTGAGAACTTGAGACCTGCTGCCTCTCAACAAGAAGCACACAGAAGTATGAAGAGAGTCCCAAAGATGAACATACCAGACCCATGGTCTGTGTGACATTCTGCACTTCCCATAGTGGGCAGTGGTACCCACTCCTGCACACACAGGCACCAGAGGGGCACATGGGTCCTTGAGACACCACCTTGCCCAGGAATACCATCTGCTGTCAGTGAATTTATATGCACCTATGGCCCTTCTGCTTTCTGCCCAGACCCTGGAACTGACCCTGCCTCATCCAGTCACCTGCCCCAACCTGGCAAACATGCGGAGGTCCTCAGGGTTCTGGGCGGCAGGCACACTGAGGATTGCTGCTCGCTCATGCTCTGACAGGCTGGCCAGCAGGTTCTCTGTCATCCTTTTGTTCAGTGGTGAGTCTCCACTGGGTAGCAGCTCTGCACTGGAGTTGTCCATGCTGGGGCTAGTAAGTGTCATGTCATCACTGCTGGCTGTAAGTTAGCACAGGGTAGGTTCAAGGATGCAAGAGGGGGAGAAGCACCCCCACCCAGGAACTGATAGCCATCCCACTCTCTGGGTGCCCTCTCATGTGGCTGACCTGAAACACAAGGAACTGCCCTCTGGGAGCAGTCTTAAGGGCCTGTTGAACCCAGGCATGCTGTGTGCCCTACACCCCGAGGCATCCTGCACCTCAGACAACTTGGAGCACCCTGGGCAGACAGGGAGGGGTCTTATATGCAGCCTGAAGCCTGACACCAAAACTCAGCCAGAGCACTTCCAAAACCTTCCAGTCCCTTTTCTTCCCCAAACCTGGGGCCCAGAACTTGGTGACTGGCTGCTGCCTTTGGGGGCACAGCAGCAATTCCCAACAGTGAGCAGAACAGTCACTGCCTCCTTGTGGGCCCTCAGGCACAGAGGCCTCAACTGTCCTGGTGTCATTAGGTCTTGCTCTGATCCCAGGCTAGGACAACTTCCCGCCCACCCTCTCCACCTCTACTGAAGAGCTTCTTTCCTCAGAACCATGGTGGTATGTGGAGCTGGAAAAGAGGGGTCTCCATGGAGGACAGGACAGCTTTATGCCTGTGGGCACATGCGCAGCCATGCAGAGGCACCTGCCAATCCAGCAGTACCCATGTCAGGCTTCCTGGCTACCACCCCAAGGTCCCACACTATCAGACCAATGCCCCAGGGGGGTCCTACTTGGGGAGCCGAAGCTTAGGGCGTTGGGTGTGCTGAGGCTGCGGCCCCCAACACGGGCAGTGAAGGGCATGTCCTCGCGCAGGCGGGGCTCCTCCTCACTGGGCGAGGCCATCAGGCAGACGTAGGTGTGCAGCTGGATGAGGAGCCGGCGCTGCAGCATCCACACCACCATCTGGATGAGCTGGGTCTACGGTGGGCAGTGTGAGGTATGGGTGAGGTTggcttccccaccccaccccatacCTTCCTGGGAAGGAGGGAGCCATGGCCCTAAGTAGCCCCAGCACACTTCCTGGTGCTAAATCCTAGGCAGAAGGGCTCTTCACCTCTGAAAAGGATCCTCCAACTGTTGGCTAATTCTCCAAGGCCTACTCACTCCCTCAAGGAAGGTACAGGGGCCAGGAGACCCTGGATTCCACCTGCAGTAGATCCCACCACACAATGGACTCCCCTCTCTGAGCTGAATTCCCCTAGAGCCACCCGCCTCTGAATCCCTCACCTTCAGCCCACTAGACCCTGCTGCTGGACCCAGCTAGCCAGTCACTGCTGGGAAAGCCCAGACACTGTTCAGAGAGAGGCTGTGGGCATTTGCCTGTAAGCAGAAAACCCTCTCCTTTGGGAGTCTTCCCTGCACACATGGAGGTTCCAGAAAGAAACCAGGGAAAGGGACCTCCTCAGATGTGGAGCCAATGCCCCTCCCTACTGTGAGGCACTTCCAGGCCTATTTGCTCTGGTCAGCAGGTGGGACCAGCACCTCCTCATCACAGACATCAAGCAACAGGGTGTGTACAGAGGGTACCAGTGTTCTCATCTTTGGGAAGTCTGGAAAGAAGTGCTGCCCAGGGTCACTAATGGGAGGGGTGTACTACTAATCCTGGTCAAGAAATATCTAAACTTaagataaaattaagaaataaaacacaagagCTTCCTAAGCACTAGACAACATATCCCCAGGACTTGGCAGAACCGAACCCAAGTCCATCCAGGCCCCCTGGCCCTGCTCAGACTGGAAAATGCATTCCATTATCCAGACCACCGGAGAGTTTCTGCTAGAATGGGAGCACTTGccagcccctcccccaaaaagTGCCCTGGAGGATGGAAGGAGGACACAGATGCAATGTGTGTCTTTTATCCAACTGGCACGACCTGGCACAGTTCCTGGAAACTAAAGGCTCTATGAAAGACATCATTTAGAACTCTGTCACACTTGGTGTCTAGAAATGAGATGAAAAATCAGAATCTTATTCCCATTCACAATTTTAAAGGGTTTGGTTTTAAGACTGGTTTTGCCCAGTAGATCTGACATGTATTAAAACAAATACTTTGCTTTTGGAGACAAAGCACTGAGAACACCCAGCTTGTCTCAGACACCTGTCCTATATGGCCCTACCCTGACCTCACCCAGAGCTCCATACAGTCAGTGGAAGAGAAGAGGCAAAGCCTCCTGGGCTCCTGTCAAGCCAGAGGCTGTGAAAAGTGACACCTTACAGCCACGGGGAAAGCCACTAAGCCCATTCACCACACCTGCGGGAAGCTCCTGCCACACCCAGCCCCCATCCACCTACCCTGCCCTGACCCAGGCCCACTAGGCAGAAGCAGTCCCAGGCTGACACACTACAGGTTCTTTTGGATAAGGAAACTCTGATCCCTCAGaattctcacacacacagaccctATGGCCTCTGAGCCCAAAGGGGAATGGGGGGCAGAAACAAAGATCTCTCAGAAGGTGGGGTGCAGGCTCAGTAGAAACAGAACTGCTTTTGCACCTTCTATCTGTGGGCAACTCCTGGCCCAGACAAAAGGCAGTACAGTGGGTTCTTATTGGCCGAGGGAAAGCCAGTGCTCTCCTGAAAGCTTAACCCAGTTCTAACCCTAAGGGTTAGAACTAACACAGCCAGGGGAGCTCCATGAACTGGGTCACTAGCCAAGTGTCTTCAGGCAGCCTAGCAGCTGGCTGGGCACACAGTACCTGCACAGCAAGCCCCTAATGCCAAGGCAGAAGGGGCAGCAATGCAAAGGGCTTTTGGATCAGGACTCACCCACTTCACATCACAGGTTAGACTCCTTCCTGGGGCTTCTGCAACTCACCTCCTGTACGGGAGGAGCCAGAGGGCTCCTGAACTCCGACAAGGAGACAGGCAAGGAGAACTTGGCCAGGACTGACGGCAGGTCATGGGATGGGAACTGTCGGGAGAACTGCTCGGCCAGTGGGGAGTACCTGGAGACAAGCCAGTGCAGCTATGGATGCAGCAGACCCCTGCAGCATCCTCGACATAGGCCATTAAGGGCAGCAGGGAATCACAGCATGGTGAGCAGGCCAGACTGGTGGAATGGGATGGGATGGGCTGAGGTAACCCAGCAGAACCAGGCAGACCTTCATATGGACAGAGCCCAGGCACTGTCCCTCAGAGGCTATGCATTAGGCTGAAGTGAGAGccttggggtctcacaaactctggTGCCCAACTACCCTAAGGGCACCAACTGAGGGCCCTGCAGGGTTCACCCCTTTCCACTCCACACTCCATGCCTTGGCAGCCAGCAgtactcacagacacacactggcATTGGGAGACAGGACGTAGACGTTGTTCTCACACAGTGGGTAGATGATGACGGCCTTGCCCCAGTACACCAGGTGAGCCGCAAGCTGGAAAACCTGCAGGCCAAAGGAAACCTAGAGGACCGGGCCTGAGGAGCCATGGCCTCCCTGCACTAAAGTAGCTGGCCTTGGGGCTTGGGCTTGGTTACACAGTCCTTGTGGCCTTCTTTCCTGACTCACAGTAACACTTTGCCAACCTCCAAGCAGGGTGCTGGGCACAGCCAGCAATGTCTCCTATGCTCAGAGCAGTGGTCCTCTTACTGCTGCTCCTGGGCTGTTTGGTACCACTGTTTCCCTGCCAGAGCCCTAGATTGTCTTGGCTCCTGCTGAGGAATGGTGCTAGGTGGCAAGCCCATGAACACAGGGACAACTGAGATGCTGGGGAACACAGACCCAACCCAGCTGTTCAGGGGGCTGGGCTTGATGTCCCAGCAGAGGCATGGCTCTCCCCTACTCACCAAGACCGCAACATGGCCTCCAAGTAATGACGGATGTGGAATCACTCAACATGCCACCCTTGCACACCCAAACGCCCTGGACTACCCTACGTGCCCTGCCTTTCCCAGAGAACATCCTACCATCTTGCTCTCCTATGCCCTCAGAcactaggagacacagacaaagaCACAGAAATCCTTTTCAGAGGAAACCCTGGGGCACCCAGCTCCACAAGGAGACCAGGTCTGTGGACATAGCACCACAACCTTTCATGAGGTGGTGTGTGAAGTCCCAAGCAACTGGCTTGTCTGCCTACATCTCCAGGTGCATCTCAGTAAGTAGGTCCAGGGTGGACACAGTGCCAGCTATATTACTGAGGACCCATCTACTTCATCTTGGTCCCCAATGGCACCACCAGCTCAACATGGAGGAAACAGTGGTTCATCActgcctctcttctctctcacccTGAGCACCACTTACATGAGCTCTCAGGTAAAGGCATGCCCACTATGTccatccctgcccccaccctggcctggaggtgtccACACCTCACCTCTCCCTCCAGCAGCCCTGCTTAAACTCTGCCCCTCTAAGACATTCTTCACAAGGCAGTCAGAGCACTAcactagaagtccaaaatcagtgTCACAGAGCtggaatcaaggtgccagcaaACCTGtttcttctggaggctctaggagAAAAACTGTCCTTGCTGCTTCTACCTGCTGATGTCGCTTGGCTTATGGCCACATCACTCCATCACCCCCTTCTCTTCTGTAGTCAAATTTCTCTGCCAGGACCCTTCTGGTTACAGTTAGGACCCACCAGGATAATCTTCCCATCCCAAGATCCCTAATGTCATAACATCTGCTAAGTCCCACATGAGGCCACATTCACAGGACCTGGGAAATAGGAAGTAGATGTTTGTGGGAACCATTACTCAGCTGATCACAGATAATATACAGTCACCCTAATTTTGTTATTCCAAAATAATGCATTTGTTTCATCAGGTGCTATGGTACACAcccatagtcccagctacttgggggactAAGGtgagatcacttgagcccaggagtttaaccagcctaggcaacacagtGATACCCTTTctcagaaaattgaaataatgtgTGTTCATACATAAAAACCTGGAGGAAGCTAGATGTCATAGCACacctctgtaattccagcattcaggacactgaggcaggagtatcacaagttcaaggccagcctggtctatagAATGACCCTATCTCAGATAACAAAAAATGaactggggaagtggctcaagtagcagagcactggcacaaaaccctgagctcaatcccagtatatataaaaaaaaaaaaacctagagggATCTTCAGTAATTTCAGGGATTCCAGTCACTTCTGGAATACAAGATGGTGGGGACTTCCTGTGTCTATgtaattatttgaattttcataagaaaaaataaatttattttatcattacagaaaaaaattgaatcctCTCTGGATTGAGATGACTGTGgacaattttaaatcattttgtgaCATTCACATCTGAGGCAGATGCTCCCCATGGGGCCTGGCCACTCTTCTCCACAGAGACATCTACAGGAAACAGCAGTCCCAGGAGTTGGTGAGCTGAGCCTCAAGGGCTGGGCCCCAAGGGGCTTCCACACTGCTACACCAGCAGCAAATCCTGACTTGTACTAGGTCCAGCAGGAAGGGGGGATGGAAAGAAACAATAACAAACAGCCTCTCCACCCAGGCAAGGCCAAGGCCGGGAAGTGAAGGAGACATCAAAGAACATCAAAACTTTGTCCAAGAGGGCTCTAACAGTACGGGTGAGGCACACGTCCAACTCAGAGCCCACCAGCCAGTGTCTTAGTAAAGGGGGAGTGCCCAGGTCTCTTCTAAGCTTAAAGAAGCATATACGGACACTCACAGCTACCTACATGGGGTAGTACTCATCAAAACAGGCTGTCCCTTACTCTGCAGACATATTATAATAGTGAGCACATTTCAAGTCTTGTGTCTTGTGGATGCTATGAAGGGGGCAAGACTTGGTCCTTACAGTTTCTCAGCCCTGGAGGCCAGGTTGAAATAAAAAGGCACAGCTAAGTGCTCTCACAGAGCAGACAACGAATGGAGGGACTTATTCTGAAGGAGATAATCAAAAATGCTGCTTTGGGAAAAAATGACCTGAGAGGCAGCTGGGTCTAAAAAGGGCAGAACACAAGCAATGCCAATGCCTTCCCTGGACGGACTTCTCAAACCCAAACAGAGCCAGGGAGCCCAGCCAGAGGGGCCCAATGGGCCTGCCTAAGGCTTATGGTCTCCTCATCCACCTGGGCAAGCTGATCTTTGAAGAACCTGGTTCCCAGTGTGGGACTCTGCTGCCCCCTGGTGGCCGTGTGGTGTGTATCAGCACCAGACCCTGGATCCTGGCCACCCATAGGCACTGGCTCACCTGGTACTGTCCTCGAGCTGTCTCTTGGATGGCTCCCACAACCTTGGAGAAGGTGGCCCAGTTGCCTGGGCCCCTGGTCAGTTTCTTCTTGagtttttcttcccctcttctctctcctcccctaccccacTCTAACCAGAAACACAGACAAGGCGAAGGGGCCCTCCCTCTGACCCCAAAGGGCAATCCACAAGCACACAGTTCAGCAAGGTGGCATCTCTACAAAGAACAGAAGCcagtgcatgcacacacagcaGGGTAAGGCCACCAGCTCAGGTCCTGGCTTTTCCCAGGGCAAGCCCCCTGCCCTTACTTCCAACATACTTGGTCATATGCCTCAGAAACTCCCCTAAGCTACCTGACACCCTGTAAGGCTCCTTTATCACCCCACGACTCTGGTCCTGGTGTCCCATCCTCCAAGTCTTTGTTCAGTGCTGGGAGCACCATCCTTTCTCCCATAGCTTGCCTCATCTTGCCTCAACAGAGGAGAAAGTCAGTCCTGCAGCTCCCAAAAGTTTAACTCAGATGACAGAACCTCAAGCCACCCCAAGAACCACCTGGTCTATGATAAGCTGTGCAGTAGCTCTGGGCCAGCTAGCCAGAGGCCCTGGGGATGCAGCATGGTGGGCAGTCTGCTTTCCTGATGCCCCAGGGCCTCCCACCTTCACGAGGGCTGCCTGTTCTGGATGCACTCAGAGGCCTCTCACCCATCCAGGTCCCCTACCTGCAATAAGGCCAGGTCAGCATCCTGTGCAAGCTGTTGCAGGTTCTTCACAGGGGATGTGGTCTTGATCACTCGCACCAAGGCTGGGGAGCAGTCGATGGGAAGCTCACCCAGCAGGGACTTCTCATCACTGAGCAGCAGTAGGGCATGATATGGGCTAAAGAACAGAATTACAAGTCAGCAGGACATGCAGAGTCACAAGGGCCACCCTGCACCAGGTGTACACCTGGAACACCAAGGCACTCAGGAGATGCTGAGGGAGGAATAAGACAGAAGGGCAGACATGTCCAGGGACCTTTACAAAATCTGTTAAGGATTAATGTTTCTCAggaagaaacaaatgagaaaaaaactggGATGGGGGTGCACCTGGACACCAGACCAACTCCACATCCCACCTCTAAGATTGCCACACACGTTTACTAATTGAAGAAATGACCTTTCCTAAGGAAACAGCCCCAAACATGGGAAAAGCAAATCCCCTCCACAGACTCTGAAGATAACAACACTAAAAATATGCTTAGCAAGGAGACTGGGAGGAAAGACATCTGACATTCAACAGAgatgggggaggctgggagaacAGGGCTCTGCATTGCTTTCTGTCATTTCCAAAGAAATGtaccctgggggtgggggaaggggggagaaatgacccaaacattgtacgcacatgtgaataaaaaaaaaaaaaaatgaaatgtaccccagattattttctttgtggtgctgggaacaaAACCCAGAGCCTcttgcattctaggcaagtgctctatgtccccagccctttttttttttttttttttttcggtggtactagggtttgaactcaggctcttgctgggcaagcactctaccacttgagccccagatTTCTTTTTTAGTTAAACAATATTCAAAGACACAAGGGACTTGATGGTgtacatgtatgtgcatgtgtatgtgtatatgtgtgtgtgtgtgtgtgtgtgtagtttgcAGGTGCTCACCTGTGTCAAGAAATTAGGCTCTGCTCTTTACCTTGCAGGAAATCAATTACATTAAGAAACAGATCCTGTGATTTCTGACTCAAATACAGGGTATCTCTAAGCATTACCATGAAGACAAAACGCCCTGGAGGCTTGGATTCTCCCCATATTCAATCATATACCCCTCCCCAGGCTGATCTCCCAGGCCTGGGGTGAGGATGTTGGCAGAGAGTGCTGGGAGGACCCCGGGGAAACCTAGAATGGGTCATTTCTGGAAAGAACTGGATACAGAATCATGTGTTTTTACTAAAAGCAGAGCCCTAC is from Castor canadensis chromosome 17, mCasCan1.hap1v2, whole genome shotgun sequence and encodes:
- the Nprl3 gene encoding GATOR1 complex protein NPRL3 isoform X3; this encodes MGDNTSPISVILVSSGSRGNKLLFRYPFQRSQEHPASQTNKPRSRYAVNNTGDHADDQDGDSRFSDVILATILATKSEMCGQKFELKIDNVRFVGHPTLLQHGLGQANADPSVINCLHNLSRRIATVLQHEERRCQYLTREAKLILALQDEVSTMAEANEGPQSPFHHILPKCKLARDLKEAYDSLCTSGVVRLHINSWLEVSFCLPHKIHYAASSLIPPEAIERSLKAIRPYHALLLLSDEKSLLGELPIDCSPALVRVIKTTSPVKNLQQLAQDADLALLQVFQLAAHLVYWGKAVIIYPLCENNVYVLSPNASVCLYSPLAEQFSRQFPSHDLPSVLAKFSLPVSLSEFRSPLAPPVQETQLIQMVVWMLQRRLLIQLHTYVCLMASPSEEEPRLREDMPFTARVGGRSLSTPNALSFGSPTSSDDMTLTSPSMDNSSAELLPSGDSPLNKRMTENLLASLSEHERAAILSVPAAQNPEDLRMFARLLHYFRGRHHLEEIMYNENTRRSQLLMLFDKFRSVLVVTTHEDPVIAVFQALLT